A single Bos mutus isolate GX-2022 chromosome 16, NWIPB_WYAK_1.1, whole genome shotgun sequence DNA region contains:
- the SYT2 gene encoding synaptotagmin-2 isoform X3, translating into MRSIFKRNQEPVVAPATTTMPAGPVDNSTESGGAGEGKEDMFAMFKERFFNEIVKLPLPPWALIAIAVVTGLLLLTCCFCICKKCCCKKKKNKKEKGKGAKNAMNMKDMRGGQDDDDAETGLTEGEGEGEEEKEPENLGKLQFSLDYDFQANQLTVGVLQAAELPALDMGGTSDPYVKVFLLPDKKKKYETKVHRKTLNPAFNETFTFKVPYQELGGKTLVMAIYDFDRFSKHDIIGEVKVPMNTVDLGQPIEEWRDLQGGEKEEPEKLGDICTSLRYVPTAGKLTVCILEAKNLKKMDVGGLSDPYVKIHLMQNGKRLKKKKTTVKKKTLNPYFNESFSFEIPFEQIQKVQVVVTVLDYDKLGKNEAIGKIFVGSSATGTELRHWSDMLANPRRPIAQWHSLKPEEEVDALLGKSK; encoded by the exons ATGAGGAGCATCTTCAAGAGGAACCAGGAGCCTGTGGTGGCTcctgccaccaccaccatgccCGCCGGCCCAGTGGACAACTCCACAGAGAGCGGGGGAGCGGGCGAGGGCAAGGAGGACATGTTTGCTATGTTCAAGGAGAGGTTCTTCAACGAGATAGTCAAGCTGCCTC TGCCCCCCTGGGCGCTGATCGCAATTGCCGTGGTCACGGGCCTTCTGCTGCTCACCTGCTGCTTCTGCATCTGCAAGAAGTGCTGctgcaagaagaagaagaacaagaaGGAGAAGGGCAAGGGCGCCAAGAACGCCATGAACATGAAGGACATGCGGGGCGGCCAG GATGACGATGATGCGGAGACGGGCCTGAcggagggtgagggtgagggcgaggaggagaaggagccagaGAACCTGGGCAAGCTGCAGTTCTCCCTGGACTACGACTTCCAGGCCAACCAG CTCACCGTGGGCGTCCTGCAGGCCGCAGAACTGCCCGCCCTGGACATGGGCGGCACCTCGGACCCTTATGTTAAGGTCTTCCTCCTTCcagacaagaagaagaaatatgaGACCAAAGTCCATCGGAAGACGCTGAACCCCGCCTTCAACGAGACCTTCACCTTCAAG GTGCCATACCAGGAGCTGGGGGGCAAGACCCTGGTGATGGCCATCTACGACTTTGACCGCTTCTCCAAGCACGACATCATCGGCGAGGTCAAGGTGCCCATGAACACGGTGGACCTGGGGCAGCCCATCGAGGAGTGGCGAGACCTGCAGGgcggggagaaggaggag CCGGAGAAGCTGGGGGACATCTGCACCTCGCTGCGATACGTGCCCACAGCCGGGAAGCTCACCGTCTGCATCCTGGAGGCAAAGAACCTGAAGAAGATGGACGTGGGCGGCCTTTCAG ACCCCTACGTGAAGATCCACCTGATGCAGAATGGCAAGAGGCTCAAGAAGAAGAAGACGACGGTGAAGAAGAAGACCCTGAACCCTTACTTCAACGAGTCCTTCAGCTTCGAGATCCCCTTTGAGCAGATCCAG AAGGTGCAGGTGGTGGTCACCGTGCTGGACTACGACAAGCTGGGCAAGAACGAGGCCATCGGGAAGATCTTCGTGGGCAGCAGCGCGACGGGCACGGAGCTGCGACACTGGTCTGACATGCTGGCCAACCCCCGCCGGCCCATCGCGCAGTGGCACTCGCTCAAGCCCGAGGAGGAGGTGGACGCGCTGCTGGGCAAGAGCAAGTAG
- the SYT2 gene encoding synaptotagmin-2 isoform X1 produces MFLAEGVSAEDCRRAQPGGLRVCAWGPGRPQGVCVGARARVGPVCGASPALCGLVCAAGFLTTVSSPLPVDAPGLDAWPTRLVRVVWGGVLCGEDRRGLCMGATPLLSLMHPALSAPQDDDDAETGLTEGEGEGEEEKEPENLGKLQFSLDYDFQANQVWGQVTTSRRARPRVTRFPAAWRPCILPGPRPRGADRCPLSSQLTVGVLQAAELPALDMGGTSDPYVKVFLLPDKKKKYETKVHRKTLNPAFNETFTFKVPYQELGGKTLVMAIYDFDRFSKHDIIGEVKVPMNTVDLGQPIEEWRDLQGGEKEEPEKLGDICTSLRYVPTAGKLTVCILEAKNLKKMDVGGLSDPYVKIHLMQNGKRLKKKKTTVKKKTLNPYFNESFSFEIPFEQIQKVQVVVTVLDYDKLGKNEAIGKIFVGSSATGTELRHWSDMLANPRRPIAQWHSLKPEEEVDALLGKSK; encoded by the exons ATGTTTCTTGCTGAAGGAGTCAGTGCAGAGGACTGCAGGAGGGCTCAGCCTGGAGGCCTCAGGGTGTGTGCATGGGGGCCCGGGAGGCCTCAGGGTGTGTGCGTGGGGGCCCGGGCGCGCGTGGGGCCTGTGTGTGGGGCGTCCCCGGCTCTATGCGGGCTGGTCTGCGCTGCGGGGTTTCTCACCAccgtctcctctcctctccctgtggACGCGCCCGGCCTGGATGCCTGGCCCACACGCCTGGTACGTGTTGTCTGGGGTGGCGTCCTGTGCGGGGAGGACCGGCGCGGGCTCTGCATGGGGGCGACCCCCCTTCTGTCCCTGATGCACCCCGCTCTCTCAGCCCCCCAGGATGACGATGATGCGGAGACGGGCCTGAcggagggtgagggtgagggcgaggaggagaaggagccagaGAACCTGGGCAAGCTGCAGTTCTCCCTGGACTACGACTTCCAGGCCAACCAGGTGTGGGGTCAGGTCACCACCTCCCGGCGAGCGCGGCCCAGGGTCACTCGGTTCCCTGCGGCATGGAGACCCTGCATCCTGCCTGGCCCCCGCCCACGGGGGGCTGACAGGTGCCCGCTCTCTTCACAGCTCACCGTGGGCGTCCTGCAGGCCGCAGAACTGCCCGCCCTGGACATGGGCGGCACCTCGGACCCTTATGTTAAGGTCTTCCTCCTTCcagacaagaagaagaaatatgaGACCAAAGTCCATCGGAAGACGCTGAACCCCGCCTTCAACGAGACCTTCACCTTCAAG GTGCCATACCAGGAGCTGGGGGGCAAGACCCTGGTGATGGCCATCTACGACTTTGACCGCTTCTCCAAGCACGACATCATCGGCGAGGTCAAGGTGCCCATGAACACGGTGGACCTGGGGCAGCCCATCGAGGAGTGGCGAGACCTGCAGGgcggggagaaggaggag CCGGAGAAGCTGGGGGACATCTGCACCTCGCTGCGATACGTGCCCACAGCCGGGAAGCTCACCGTCTGCATCCTGGAGGCAAAGAACCTGAAGAAGATGGACGTGGGCGGCCTTTCAG ACCCCTACGTGAAGATCCACCTGATGCAGAATGGCAAGAGGCTCAAGAAGAAGAAGACGACGGTGAAGAAGAAGACCCTGAACCCTTACTTCAACGAGTCCTTCAGCTTCGAGATCCCCTTTGAGCAGATCCAG AAGGTGCAGGTGGTGGTCACCGTGCTGGACTACGACAAGCTGGGCAAGAACGAGGCCATCGGGAAGATCTTCGTGGGCAGCAGCGCGACGGGCACGGAGCTGCGACACTGGTCTGACATGCTGGCCAACCCCCGCCGGCCCATCGCGCAGTGGCACTCGCTCAAGCCCGAGGAGGAGGTGGACGCGCTGCTGGGCAAGAGCAAGTAG
- the SYT2 gene encoding synaptotagmin-2 isoform X2: MFLAEGVSAEDCRRAQPGGLRVCAWGPGRPQGVCVGARARVGPVCGASPALCGLVCAAGFLTTVSSPLPVDAPGLDAWPTRLVRVVWGGVLCGEDRRGLCMGATPLLSLMHPALSAPQDDDDAETGLTEGEGEGEEEKEPENLGKLQFSLDYDFQANQLTVGVLQAAELPALDMGGTSDPYVKVFLLPDKKKKYETKVHRKTLNPAFNETFTFKVPYQELGGKTLVMAIYDFDRFSKHDIIGEVKVPMNTVDLGQPIEEWRDLQGGEKEEPEKLGDICTSLRYVPTAGKLTVCILEAKNLKKMDVGGLSDPYVKIHLMQNGKRLKKKKTTVKKKTLNPYFNESFSFEIPFEQIQKVQVVVTVLDYDKLGKNEAIGKIFVGSSATGTELRHWSDMLANPRRPIAQWHSLKPEEEVDALLGKSK; the protein is encoded by the exons ATGTTTCTTGCTGAAGGAGTCAGTGCAGAGGACTGCAGGAGGGCTCAGCCTGGAGGCCTCAGGGTGTGTGCATGGGGGCCCGGGAGGCCTCAGGGTGTGTGCGTGGGGGCCCGGGCGCGCGTGGGGCCTGTGTGTGGGGCGTCCCCGGCTCTATGCGGGCTGGTCTGCGCTGCGGGGTTTCTCACCAccgtctcctctcctctccctgtggACGCGCCCGGCCTGGATGCCTGGCCCACACGCCTGGTACGTGTTGTCTGGGGTGGCGTCCTGTGCGGGGAGGACCGGCGCGGGCTCTGCATGGGGGCGACCCCCCTTCTGTCCCTGATGCACCCCGCTCTCTCAGCCCCCCAGGATGACGATGATGCGGAGACGGGCCTGAcggagggtgagggtgagggcgaggaggagaaggagccagaGAACCTGGGCAAGCTGCAGTTCTCCCTGGACTACGACTTCCAGGCCAACCAG CTCACCGTGGGCGTCCTGCAGGCCGCAGAACTGCCCGCCCTGGACATGGGCGGCACCTCGGACCCTTATGTTAAGGTCTTCCTCCTTCcagacaagaagaagaaatatgaGACCAAAGTCCATCGGAAGACGCTGAACCCCGCCTTCAACGAGACCTTCACCTTCAAG GTGCCATACCAGGAGCTGGGGGGCAAGACCCTGGTGATGGCCATCTACGACTTTGACCGCTTCTCCAAGCACGACATCATCGGCGAGGTCAAGGTGCCCATGAACACGGTGGACCTGGGGCAGCCCATCGAGGAGTGGCGAGACCTGCAGGgcggggagaaggaggag CCGGAGAAGCTGGGGGACATCTGCACCTCGCTGCGATACGTGCCCACAGCCGGGAAGCTCACCGTCTGCATCCTGGAGGCAAAGAACCTGAAGAAGATGGACGTGGGCGGCCTTTCAG ACCCCTACGTGAAGATCCACCTGATGCAGAATGGCAAGAGGCTCAAGAAGAAGAAGACGACGGTGAAGAAGAAGACCCTGAACCCTTACTTCAACGAGTCCTTCAGCTTCGAGATCCCCTTTGAGCAGATCCAG AAGGTGCAGGTGGTGGTCACCGTGCTGGACTACGACAAGCTGGGCAAGAACGAGGCCATCGGGAAGATCTTCGTGGGCAGCAGCGCGACGGGCACGGAGCTGCGACACTGGTCTGACATGCTGGCCAACCCCCGCCGGCCCATCGCGCAGTGGCACTCGCTCAAGCCCGAGGAGGAGGTGGACGCGCTGCTGGGCAAGAGCAAGTAG